One Trichocoleus desertorum ATA4-8-CV12 genomic window, TCCAGTCAAATTTAGTTTAGTAAGACCTAAAGCGCGATCGCGTTACTAATCATCTAGCAACCTCATCCTCTCAAAGAGACTTCAGATAGACGAACTAGCAAGCCAGTCAAAAACTTGTTCCAATTGCTCCAAGGAAATGAAACCATATTGCCAAAGAATAATGGGCAAGGAACCAGATTGCTGCTCACATCGCCGCAGAGCCAAGGCCATAGAAGCAGCCGAAACT contains:
- a CDS encoding DUF2949 domain-containing protein; amino-acid sequence: MIETGRSKAQLINFLQEELSVSAASMALALRRCEQQSGSLPIILWQYGFISLEQLEQVFDWLASSSI